GAGCTCTTACAGCATATTCCTGTGGTGGGGGTATATTGATTTATGAACATTTCATACACTTCAAAAACCtctatttaaagcaaaaacactcTCAAATGTGGTTTTTGTGTGCATATGAGGTTGAAGATTGCTATTTAATGAACACTTATGGAATGGACCATTTGCACaaaaagtgaagaaaaaaaactcttgAAAATCTTATTTCAGGATGCCGTTATTTCAACAGCATTTTTATTAGCAAAATAGTGAATATTAGTCAACATTTGTTCCCATCCAATGAGAACCTACATTAAAGGGATGTgaattttaaaaccattttaattGATCATGTTACTAACAGAAAAGCCTCCTACTGAGGGCTTCTATATGACATTACATTGTACAGGTTGTCAAATCATGTGTTATGTAACATGGTTATGTGAACCTAGTGCAAAAAGGAAAGTTTTACAGGAATTCTGAAGATAAATTCTTTGGTCCCTTTTAATGGATTCAAAAATGGTTCCCtttgatcaataaaaaaaaaagcagcaaaatgTTGACCTTTTGCCAAGTTCTCCATTAAAACAGTTCATGATTTGCAGGTGCAGAGGAACCAATTCATCATCAAATTTCAGGCTCACCACAGTTTTTCCATCATTCCAATCACAGGCAAATCTGAAAACACGCACACTGGTAATGACATTTGAACTCGGGTTTTCAGAACTATTCTGACATGCTTGGATTTTTTCCTCATTGAATTCACAGCTCCCACAGGTGTTTGGTCTCAAAAATATCTTGCTTTCATAGTCTAGACTACTACTGAACAGATGAAAGCTGTGTGGATAAATATCAGCTTATTTAACATAGCTgaagtggggggaaaaaaaaagcaCTGCAACATTAACTGCAAGGCACATGACCTTAAAGACAGAAAGCGACAGAATGATGTTCCCGAAATCCCATTGAATGAAAAATACCCTTAAAAAAAGGACCTGTAAAATCAACGTCTAAAACTGTGAAAAACTCCAGCAACAATTACagttatacaaatattttacacaaaatgcttttttttcctaaaatgcgctaaaaaaaaaaaaaaaaaaggtttggagaacataaatataaaagttaagTAACGCATTCAGGTTCATGGTTGACCTTCCTCCTGCTCTGGTTCTCCCAAAGATATCCCATTAGGCCACTCGCAGTCACGCTGTGAAAGAGAACATTTAGTGGATAAATAAACCATTACCAAAATCATGTCgatgaatgaattaaaaatgaatccgTTGTGCTGCTGCTCACCAGCGAGATGGCTCGTTTTAGAAGAGCCCACAGTCCTTAAGGTTGTTTTTGATGATGACGTCAGTGACTGCGTCAAAGACGAACTGCACGTTCTTGGTGTCAGTGGCGCAGGTGAAGTGGGAGTAGATCTCTTTGGTGTCCTTTCTCTTATTCAGGTCCTCAAACTGACACTGAATGTAAGCGGCTGCGTCCTCATACGTGCTGGATCCTTGTAGAGAGATTCACACAATTAATATGGAGAAATACACAAAGTATATTAagtcatatattaatatataatatttatattatttcataatattatagggaaaaaaaatactattacattttctataatatattttactgtctGTCTATACTATTTCTATattaaactaattcaaaataatatcgatattaaaataatactgatatatacatttataatatactattttaggcatttgagttattttagtatcattgagaaaatgatatttttgttttcttttcgattttaagcaattttgttgtgttatttttagtagtatttggtttgtctatatagtttgtcgtttttatttcagcttaatCTTAGTTATTTAAGTACGTCAAGTTAAGcaattaaaatatatgcatttatatatatacacaaacacatacacgcgtgcatatatatttatttaaactcaaatttaagagtaacattttatttttctcttatttgtctagaatacaaaatattctataaaatactataaagtatTACAATACAAATTGTACTTAAAATAAGAAACAGGAATTTTAAGCTGTTCATACCAGTATACTCTGGGAAACAAATAGTAAGTGGGCTTCTTTTGATCTTGTCGTCAAACAGATCCTTCTTGTTGAGAAACAGGATGATGGAAGTATCCGTGAACCACTTGTTGTTGCAGATGCTGTCAAACAGCTTCATACTCTCATGCATTCGGTTCTAAAAGATGagaaataaagcactgtttggGAGGAACTTTAAAAGGCAGTTTCTGTCTCGTGATACATGTGATGCTGACACTGAAAGAGATCTTATTTGAGTGCTCACCATTTCCTCATCTTCAGCCAGGACGAGGTCATAGTCGCTGAGAGACACGCAGAAGATGATGGCGGTCACTCCCTCAAAACAGTGGATCCATTTCTTCCTCTCAGATCTCTGGCCGCCCACATCAAACATTCTGAAAGTACAGGAGATGTGGGTGGTGAGACGCACTCTGGGAGAGTCACACTGAACGCAATGACATTTACAAGGAATTCTGGTAAATACTGGTTTAGTCTATGTATGATTTTGATCAGACAAGCTTATCCAACAAAGACTATGATAAAAATAGAGCATAAACAGATGACTCAACTGAAAGCGGGCACATGATTCATGCACACATCAAACAGTCACACTCTCAGGTATTGCGCGTCTCAAAAAAATGGATTTAACCGTGGATTGCAATACTCACTTGAAGTGAAGGTCCTTGAAAGTGAAGTGGGTCTCTACAATACCAGTTGTCTTCACCCTGGTCCTCAGGACATCTTGCTGAGTCGGGACATAGGAAGAACTGGATATTCTGTCTAGGTCATTCAGGTAGCTAGAGAGGGAAATACACAGTTCAGCTGATTAGAAAGTTTTTCAAAATCTATTTGATGACTTTAAGGTGAAATTATTTCTACAGGTTGGGTTACAGGCATCCCTGAGTTTGAAGCCTAACTGTCCTCTCATaaaggccaaaaaaaaaaaaagacgccAAAAATAAATCGGCATTTTTCATCGGTTCTGTgactttaaaagaaattaattatcAGGTGAATTTGATTTAATACAGATGAACCAAGTTTCTGATCTAGCAGaactttgtttcttcagatttttaaaatttagtgttttttttgttgtttaaaaaaacatttcagaaaggatgcattaaattagattcgatttctatttctattaaatgctgctcttttgaactttccattcacccaagaatcctgaaaaaaaatttatCTGTTTCCACAaattaagcagtacaactgttcaacattaataaatagaaatgtgtcttgagcagcaaatcggcatagaaatcatgtgacactgaagactggagtaatgatgctgaaaattcagccttgcCATCACAgcaacaaattacattttaaaatagaaagcagatattttaaattataatgttcCAGATACTATCATAatcagatacatttttaatctgAGTGTccatttacactaagtgcaaatagcctgccttgttggcagaggccatttacactaactccgcccaccaacgtgtgattgggcTAGTCAACACTACAAAAGACGACTGTCAAACAAGATCTCCAGTGGTGTAGATGGTAAAGTGAGTGACGTAGTCTTTTTGATGTGATCGATCGGAGTTCAAATCCACCTTTTGCCGAACTTTTTTCTCCTCTTTTTAAATACCTTATgtcagaaaggcatttattttcaaaaaataatcgAAAAGtcgaaaataaagtatcgggtagggttagggtaggtgtagggagggctttattgtggcatttattaaataatctgAATTCAATTTATGATTTGCACTCAATACATTGTTATTGCATCTGTTTTATAAcatactacaatactgaggtgcagataattgctataaaatcttaattttaacagtgtaaataggatctatagctatttgcacttagtgtaaatagcatttcGCTAAGGAAATCctgctattttcacttggtgtaaatagcatctaattACATTGGATATTGCACTgtacaatctcatgaataattgtaaccacagttaattATAACACTTCAACTCATTATTACTCTacgcattataattatttaaagcaAGATATAATCTATTACACAgtatattatgaataattataaggcattataccctttaataaccctttataatgcataaaggcttcaagtaaagtgttaccatgtagacttctttcaaaaacattcaaataatcttactgaccccaaacattagAAAAGCAGCATATATTAATTCTAAATTTGATTTCCTAGACACATCTCATTTTTATTATGTCATAAAATTGTCTATTGTGAATACGTCTTATTCATCTTGGTTGTATGCAAAAGGTAAGGGTTCACAGCATGCTTGGAGAACACAGgacaaatttgcatttttgaaaagtttgCATAAAGCATATTTGAATCATGAACCATAATGGATGGAATAATGTCAATAATAACTCAATGTAAACGCAATATCCACACGCAGTACACGAACCATTGACGTGTTCAGCAGCCACAATGGAAATGGAGCTGGATTATGTGGAGAGCGCAAAAGTCATTATGTGGGAAACGGGCTgtgcagggaaaaaaaaaaaaggagccaAAAAAGCTAAAAGACACTCACTATGAAGCCGAGTCATTGAGCTGGTACTCTCTGGAGCGACTGAAGCAAGCCTGAACGCCACCATCCTTCCACAGGCGCTGGATGATTCCTGACAGCTCGCTCGTCATGTATCCTTCATCCGCAGAGCCGGCCAGCACAAACAGCTGCCTTGCGTCATCCTGCAAAACAGCCAATCGAATGCATCTTGATTTCCTTTGATACTTCAGCATTACATAAATAAGTGACCTGCATTTAACCCTActttacattaaaacaacagcaCTTACAGCCCGCCCAGGATCCGCAAAGTCAATCTTCAGGCGGCCCATGGCCCTTATGATGGCGATGATGGACTGGATGGTGTTGCTGTAGACCACGGCTCTGTACTGTTTGCACTCTTCCTCTGAGTAGCCTGCTTCATGGATGATCCTGTGGGAGAAAAGACAATGGCATTAATTCAAGTAATAAAGCTAATAGTTCCTGGCAAGTATATTGCAAATATAGACCGTGCTGagccaaaaaaataataaagtgaaGATATATCACTACATCTGCCCTGTTGCTTAATTCTAATGACTCTGAGGATGTTTAAAATGCTCAAAAGTTATAAAAGCCTGACAAATGCAGGGAAGTCCCTTAATAAGCCATGTCCATAATAGAAGGATTATGTAATTCacatgtaatttaaataaacactgctATCGCTTACATCCTGCGTGACTTCTAAACATTACGAAACTAGGATGACATAATAGGGGTTGAAACTTACTTCATCTGTTTGACAATTGTACTCTTTCCAGATTCACCAGCTCCtgcaagagaaagaaagagtgtGTTAGCCAGATGGACACACACCCAAACATTCCAGATCCTTCCCTGCTCCTTAAAAGAGTATAAGGATCTGACTCTGAAGGATCAAGCATTCGTGGCTTCTGCCATCTCAGCAAAAGTATTTGTTGGTATCAGATTGAGTGGGAGTTTCCTTTGATTTCACCACAAGTAATAACTGGGTGGGGAGAAGACATTATCAACTTCAAACTTGAAATTATATCGTCATGTTGCATCCTTGCCACTCACATGATGACAAACaagtgatataaaaataaagggaaGTGGGGGAACAACTGATGTCATGGGAAATGGCCCGAACCAACAATCTACAAAACTGAGACTATTTAGCCTCATTAAGAGGATAGTTCACTCCCCTGTATGTTAACAAGAGGAATAAAAGCAACCGGCTTTAACAATCAGCAGTGATGTGAGGAAGTGTGTAGGTGTTAATCTTAATGGATTAATTAAACGTCACCTCACTGTAATGGGATTACAGACAGGCTATTGTAAACAGATTAGCTATACGTTTAGTTGAGTATGTCAGCGCAGGTTTGACTGCAGGCAACAGACAGCAAATATAAGAATCAAAATCTttagaaacagttatttcaaatggGGGATTTCAAACTGAGGTCCCAGAGGGTCACAAAGGGgtaatgcaaaaaattaaaagggaaaaaaaattagtGATGCAcgatcatgatttttcatgGCCAATTCCGATAccgatttttttaaatcaaagcaacaaacaagaaagaatgaaagtaTACATAAACAAGATGTTTATTTGGTATTTAACAGACCAAACTGGGTTTTGGCTATTGAAAATAACTGTAACCATCTGAAATTAACAGCAGTAACTGCACAGTAAGTAGGCTACATTCAATACAAACATAGGTACTGACAAAAgcatttagcttttgtttttaaattgggtTGAATCTATAAACTGGccttaaatgaaaacattaactgTAACCATGTAATTTTAAAGGCAACATAGTTCCACAATCCAAACAGCACAATCAAAACACATTCAACACTTCAAACAAAGATGTTACTTAATCAGCATTCAgcatgtgttttcatttttaaatttggtatgaagaaaaaaaaaggtctttaccagtgaaactaaataaaaccaaagttggctatatgaatatattattccaaaatgttaaataaaataatgtttagtgCAACGAGTAAAACAAAGATGCTACAGCAGgtgatttttaaatcaaattaagtcaatgtaattttaaggtaaaataaaaaaaaataggcctaATCATCCTATATCTTACAGAACTGATGTTTACTTCTGGTTTTTCAAAAGTGCATAGGAGttcttctttacaaaaacaagcatttcaGCTTTGTCACAAGTAAGTCGGTTTCGAAACAAATGTTCACTGTTTAAGCTTGTGCAGGGCGCGGACAGGTATGCTCGCGCAACTTCAGCGAGCGCAGGAAAGCGGCTCTTATTTGTCCGCGATTAACTTGTCCTTTGCAGACATTGCAGATTGCAAACTTCACGTCCTGCGCACAGATTTTGAAATACTTCCACACAAATTACATGTTCGCGAATGATTAGGCCTACAAATGTAGTCCGTGCACGCGGGCGCACTTCTGGAAAAATCGAccggaaaaaagacaaaaaaaacacatttgacagccttaaatattttttttagggATGCACCGGTTGACCCGCAATAAATCGGAACCGGACGGTTTTTGCTTATAATGTGCGATCGGCAACCGGCCGGTTCCGATTTATGGCCGGTCAACCGGTGCATccctaaaaaaaatatttaaggcTGTCAAGtgtgttaatatatttaagacaacataaatttttttgaaaatacactatagttcactgaaaaaaatgttaaatttacttcatttttattttgcaagtttttgcatGCATATTTAAGTAAAATTCAAATacggaattaagtaaaatctgcTTAACTAAGTTATataaaattagtaaaggaaataagtaaatttaacgtggccaggtagagtttgacgagtaatttctacttaattattttaagtttaccctaTAATACTCCAatacatttcactcagtcacggtttgtaaactttactcaaacaacatagcactggggaaaaaatgaaaataaaatgaatataaagcatgtggttaagttacaagcacgtatgtaagcaagtagactgcccgttattcattttaaggtaatatgttgacTCAATACAGTTATTAattgaatgaacacagagacctgaatacttGGCACATCATACACAATGACTgtgacaatcagtgaatagAGTTTGATTATGAATGGgttattttgagtaaaaaatgaactccagatgtcacaaaacagcaagttacttaacccaacaacaaaagcaaccacaaaacaGCCTAAatactagaggtcgaccgatagtggattttaccgatacctatagctaggttggaccacactggccgataccgattaatcaaccgatagttttcaaaatactgaaagagagctagtgctttactatttaaaaaaaaaaaaaaaagcagcaacagtactgaaccatactttgtaaatgaataaaaaaaatattaatattatttactatattgatcattaaaagttatttcatagtttgctaatgttaaaagaagaaactttaaaatataaaaatgtagcctattagtagctaatagtgaatgttgaaatgaacaaactctaacaaggaacaatacttctacagttttcattaatgctacgaatggactcttatttaccatttaatttcaacagccatgctctacacaaggccatagcattaaaattacatacatatggatgtaTGTGTACTcaaacactttatttgcttttattttttaacacttgataattatctaatcaaaaaaaaggTTAGTCACACACtgggcaaaagcgcagcgctgcgtctaggagaactcagaggtatctcacacacacacgccagaCGCTTTGTGTTCAAATCAAGTAgtggtctaaaacaatttatttaaatcaccaaacggacataagtttgcttcaagaatgaacaatgtggcataaatgagtttgaagttcggtgtttaaaaaaaacagagcaagcggaaagagaaagcgcgatctgtattacagctctctatatgaagcatacagactttattagagccacagaaagacaaacgttttgctgaaaaatgcacaatacataatttatagcctagggtgaagtcattatgtacattcacaacgatttgggaaaaatataatgtaatttaatagaaaactatgtgaatgacGCACTGTTCCGCGGCTGGCTTTTCTGtcagctgtatttaaatgcgagtctggagtttcccgctctgtgcagcgcgcagtgtcacgtgtcaaaaacaacacgtgctgtcagtgatttccgcctctagaggctgctctcgtactgtataatgccagcggatccttctcagccactccagcaacggttgcaaactggaaaactatcggcatggatttttgctgataaccgatagttgtggcaatcaactatcggtgccgatgaatcggtcgacctctactaaatacatctcgaaaacagcaaaaaataaataaaaatccttaattattcatgcccaagtgcatgatgggaacaacgggatcatgacgttgatatttacttaaacaatatttgtaaaaataacaattccaagtaaaatatacataaaagttcaaactttaaattctacaagcttaaattgagtattaatattgaatttactcttatttaaattcttgcctgaactaatttatttaatgtagaaactacatttgtttttctgtagtatttacttaaCCACAAAATCCTTTTTATCAGTGTTCATACACAATTTTGGGGACagtatgtttttcttttatgctcTTGAGAAATTGTGCGCTCACTTAGGCTGCATTCAGTTGATCtaagtaaaagcagtaatattgtagatattgtgtaatattatatcattgaaatttaaaataactgtcttTTACAAgaccatttaaaaatattatttttcctgtgttggcaaagctAAATATTCAGTCTtccgtgtcacatgatccttcagaattatTTTAATACGCTGATTTTATGCTCAAGAAACTTTCTTATCAAAGTTTAAAaccattgtgctgcttaatactttttgaatctTTTGCAAAATTTAtaacatccttgctgaaaaaaaaagaattaatttctaaaaaaaaaaaaaaaagaccctaaagaaactaatatatattaaaaacaaaaaattgggGGTCCacgacataaaaaaaaaaaaaaaaaaacttgagtgTTTTCAATTAAAATTCTGCCATTTCAGAAAAAGGCTAGCTGGTCTTTAATTTACCTACAGTCAGGAAAATCTCAATACTCCCATACAGTTCTCCGCCTTCTGTGAGACTAGAGTTCATTCGTTCACCGAGCGAACGTTTCAATTAACCATCTCAGTTGTGGTTGAGGACATCCCCAAGGGAGGACGTCTCTTTCTCTCAGTCCCAAAGCACAAACACAGCAATTAGGCCACATCAGCATCTCTCTTACAGATTCAAACCCTACTGCGAGGAGACCAAACACAAGAGCACTGCATTTACCCCAGAGACCCCCATAAAACTCACACATGACTTGATGAAAGGCTTGTGGCACCTAATGTTCATCCACACTATTAATCGTCCTCCAACAAAAGCCATAATGCTTCCTGAAATATCAAAGCATTCATAAATGATAATCAATAGTTCCAGTTGTCAAAGAAtttcaaaatgtcaaatttCAAAGAATTTTGCAGGCAAAATGCAGTCATTTGGAAACCTCAACTTAGGAATTTCGCACAAATTTCTCCCCACAGATTTCACTTCGGGTTCGAGTTTTTCATGCAAATTAGTGAGCCGCACCAACAACTGTGTGCACCGTACTTCACAAACGACTAAATGTTTTAACAGCTGAGAATGGACTTTTTGCTGACTAAATTTCATAAATGTGATCACATATTACCAACAAGACTGCAGACACTGAAATTTAGcaaaatttcagaaaaattgTGTCAAAAGTGTGGCGATAAATGCATCTGTCTGTCAATGCGATGAATTTGCATGAGAACTTGTGCATCGCAAAATGTTTCACCCTTAcactaaatttaaaattatacagattatattttaaaattatgccCACAAAATTTCCTGCTAAATTTCACAGAGCAATGGTAAATGTTACCACACCTTTATAGATCCTTTTGAGATGAAACCTTTCAAACTGAAGCTAGACAATTGTTTAAGATGGTGGGCCAAACCCGTTGCTTGGGTCAGGGGTTGGTTCAAATCCTTAATCATAAGAAATGGCAATTATATCGATGCTCGCTTTATTCTAAGATGTATCAATCCGAGTTTCTGATGCCACCCACTGAACTTGACTCCCAAAGCACTGGTTTCACCTTTTGTTTGGTCTCCTGCAGCTGCGTTTATGATGCTGTAATTTGAACTGGCTCTTTGGTTCCTGGGCAACCGACAACAACTGCCTGAGACGCACGATCAACACGCTCTATAACGTAAAGACATGCTCATCTTCACGCAACTACAACATTTTGATATGCATTTGTGACACTAATTGGCTTTTGCGACACATAATTCTTTGAATAACCACCCATGAAGCTACTTTCTCTTCACAGCAGTGGATTTATTCTTAGTAACAACCCTGGCAGTCACCATTTGTCCCCTCTATAGTCTAAACAGGAACTCCAGCCTGTTTTACAGCAGGCGTAGCAACATATGCTGTTGATCCACAATGccaaaaagcaaacaaacccAAGAAAGGCAGCACACAGAAGGCGTATAATGAATCAGCACATAGGGGGAATCCAGTTAACTAGATAATTAGACACCAATTCCCTAAAGTTTGATGGCGTAAGAGCAGGTTTTATGGCCTCTAACAATTTACACGGAAAGTAAAGGAGGGACCAATGGGAAAAAGCAAAAATGGACAAAGCAAAAAGTTGACCATGTTTGTTTGAAAGGGAACTGGCATACCAAGCTCTT
This genomic stretch from Onychostoma macrolepis isolate SWU-2019 chromosome 25, ASM1243209v1, whole genome shotgun sequence harbors:
- the gnaia gene encoding guanine nucleotide binding protein (G protein), alpha inhibiting activity polypeptide a yields the protein MGCTLSSGDKSAQERSKMIDKNLRDDGEKASREVKLLLLGAGESGKSTIVKQMKIIHEAGYSEEECKQYRAVVYSNTIQSIIAIIRAMGRLKIDFADPGRADDARQLFVLAGSADEGYMTSELSGIIQRLWKDGGVQACFSRSREYQLNDSASYYLNDLDRISSSSYVPTQQDVLRTRVKTTGIVETHFTFKDLHFKMFDVGGQRSERKKWIHCFEGVTAIIFCVSLSDYDLVLAEDEEMNRMHESMKLFDSICNNKWFTDTSIILFLNKKDLFDDKIKRSPLTICFPEYTGSSTYEDAAAYIQCQFEDLNKRKDTKEIYSHFTCATDTKNVQFVFDAVTDVIIKNNLKDCGLF